The nucleotide sequence TGACTGGCAAGTCCACGTACCAGGCTGGCGCGTTCCGGATCGAGGGCCAGGTAGTCGTCCCATAAGGCGCGATGGCGAAGTTCGGTGATGCGATACAGTCCATGGCCACGACGGTCATGCAGCGCCGACCCCAGCTCCGACTGGCTGGCCGCAATGCCCAGTAACAGGAATTCAGCAGTCTGGCTGTGGCGCCCCAGGTAAACCAGTGTGGGGCGGATCACATAGCGGCACAATTCGCTGGCGGCGATACCCATAAGGCCCTCGAAGCATTGAAGTGGGCGACGAGACCTGAGAAGTAGGGGGCTTGGCAGCGGTGGATTGGATCTCAGGCCCGTCGGAAGCGGAAGAAGCCGCTTGAGTTGAAGTGTAGTGTCAGATTCATGATGTAAAGGACTGTTTTTAAAATATTTTCATCGTGGGGTTATAAACGTTATATCTGTTTGGCCTTAGAAAAGTTGCCCAAATGCCGTATGACAGGCAATAAAAAACCCTGCTTTTGGGGCAGGGTTTTGGGGTTTCAGCCGGGGTAAACGATCAGGCGACAAGGGCCTGGCGGGTACGCTCGATCACGGCCTGCAGCGGTTCTGCGCTGGAGTATTGATCGGGATACAGGCGTTCGCTGTGACGAGCGATGCCGTGTTCGTTAACCAGGGTGAAGCTGAAGCAGCCTTTGCGAGCGGCCATGATCAGGCAGTTCATTGGGGCAAAAGCGTTGGTTAGGGTGCGAATGGCATCCTGTGTGTGGATTTGAGTGGACATATTATTGGTGTTCCTACAAATGACACGGATAAGAACCGTGCAACGTTAAAACGTTCCAGTGACGCTGATCACCATTGATCAAGCGAAGAACCCGACTGGAACAAAGCAGCCAGTTTGAAGCGCTGATTAAGTTTGGCGCGCTTGGTCTGGCAGGTAGGTACTTAGGAGGGCAGGCAACACAACAAGGGCAAAGGTTCTGGGCCCGGGGTGAAGATCCTGATCAATTTGCAGGTTGGTTCGGTCAGAGTATTGAGACTTCGCGACACCCTTTGCATTATTCAAAGGCCGTGTCGTCGCAAGTGATACCTGGAAACCATCGAGGTGGTCGATCCCATCGATATGGACAGAACTTCTCTTTAGGGAAGCTACGTCGCGGGGATTTGTTCGACCAGAATTGACTTTCAGCTTGGTACTAACGCCGTAGATAGTAATGGGTTGAAACGGCTAAAGCAAGTGTGTTAGCAAAAAACTTGATCAACCTCCCGAAAGGCCGCGATAAACCAAAACAGTGATGGCGGCGGCCAGCGAGCAACCCAGTGCATAGGCTGCCAGGGACAGGCGCAGGGATTGGCCGGTTTCGATGATCTTCATCAGATCGCCCATATCGTTGATCTGTCCTTCTACCAGCTCGATACACAGGCTGACTGCGGTAAAGGCGGCCGACAAGAGGATTGCGATGGCAAACAATGCGCCATCCGGAGACGGTAGCGCGGTGTTGATACCGATGGACATCGTACAAACGAGGAGCAGCAATAATGCAAATAGCAGCATTCCTTTCATGCAACGCGTTTCCCCTCGATTGTAGGGCGGACAGTGTGGCGAGCTGAAGAGTGTTTGAAAAGTGGATCGTTTGTCGCCGGTTCAGAGGCAGATACTGGCTAATGGCCGGCAACCTGATGCTAAAGACGGCGGTTGTGCACATTGGTGGCGCAGGTTGTCACCGGGCTTTCGCTGCTCCGTGAATGGCTCCGATAGCCTGGATCAAAAATATAAGTCAATGAAAAATCTGGCTTTTTTTTATTGGTGAAAAAATCGACAGTTTGAGCGCGACCCCCGTTTCATGGGGCTTTGCGGGATTTAAAGGGGGGTTGTCCACTGAGTTATCCACAGCTTCTGTGGATTGTCCCGAGCGCTTGCTCTAGAACGGGCGTACAGACTTTTTTCAGCTTTACCCATACGAAAAAAGGAGTAGAGTGGCGCGCCTTCCGTTCTGCCCTACAGTGTTTTATGAAGTTTCGCTCAGTGTCACCTTCCGTTACCGATAGCCCTGCCAGTGTTACCGCTCCAAAGCGCTTCTCTTTGAAGGTTGCTATTTGGTTGCTGGACAACCCGCGCATTGGTGATAACCCCAATATCAAGCATCTCGCCGGGCGGTTGCTTAAACAGCCGGCCCGTGAAGGTGTTGTGGCGGCACAAAGCCGCCTAGGGCAACTGATGTGTCGCGAATGTGGCAATGCGCGGGATCGGCGCATTGGGCACGACCTATTGCGCCAGGCCGCCCGTGCCGGCGACCGCCTTGCTCAGCGCGAACTTGGGCAGATCGAAGACTGAGCTGTCCACAACGCGTCTGCTTGGTTAACCTTGGTTTTTTACGGTATTGGCAGGAGTGGCCATGGCTTTTGACTGGACCAGTGTGGTGCTGGGTCTCGGCGCCGCCGCGTTGCCTTTGCTGGTGCTGTGCTGGCAGGTCCAGCAGCGCCTGAATGCACGCAAGGCCGGTGGGGAGTTGCTTGAAGAGCGCTTGGTCATGGCGCAGATGGCCCAGGAAGGACTGACGGCGCAACTGGAAGCCAGTCGTGACGAAATCAGCGATCTGAGCCAAGCCAACGCTGCCAAACAGGCAGATCTGGCGGCGCTGCGCCGGGAAGTCGAGCTGCTGCAGATCGACCGCGACAACGCCCGGGATGCCGCGCATGCCTGGAACATCGAACGTTCCGCCAAGGAAACCGAGCTGCGTCGGCTGGATGCCTTGTCGGCGTCCCTGCGCGCGGAGCTGCGCGAGCAACAGGAAGGCCATCAGCAACGCCTCAACGACCTGCACAGCTCGCGGGATGAGCTGCGTGCGCAGTTCGCCGAGCTGGCCGGAAAAATCTTCGATGAGCGCGAGCAACGGTTTGCCGAAACCAGCCAGCAACGCCTCGGGCAATTGCTTGATCCGCTGAAGGAGCGCATCCAGTCGTTTGAAAAACGTGTGGAAGAAAGCTACCAAAACGAAGCACGGGAGCGATTTTCCCTGGCCAAGGAGCTTGAGCGGCTACAGCAACTGAATCTGCGCCTGTCGGACGAAGCCACCAACCTGACACGTGCCCTCAAGGGGCAGAAAACCCAGGGCAACTGGGGTGAACTGATTCTGGAGCGCGTGCTTGAGCACGCGGGTCTGGAAAAGGGTCGCGAATACCAGACCCAAGTCAGTCTCAAGGGCCCGGATGGCGAGCGGTTCCAGCCGGACGTGCTTATCCTGTTGCCAGGCGATAAGCAGGTGGTGGTGGATTCCAAGGTCAGCCTCACGGCCTATCAGCAGTACGTGGCCGCCGATGATGAGGGGATGGGACAGGCGGCCCTTAAACAACATGTCTTGTCTTTGCGTAATCACGTAAAAGGCTTGGCCGGCAAGGACTATAAGCGTCTGGAAGGCTTGCACAGTCTGGATTTCGTGCTGCTGTTCGTGCCGATAGAAGCGGCGTTCTCGGCGGCGTTGCAAGCCGAGCCGAATCTGTTTCAGGAAGCGTTCGACCGCAATATCGTGATCGTCAGCCCGACCACTTTGCTGGCGACCCTGCGGGTGATCGACAGCCTGTGGAAGCAGGAGCGACAGAGCCAGAACGCGCGGGAAATTGCCGAGCGCGCCGGATGGCTGTACGACAAATTCGTGTTGTTTATCCAGGATCTGGATGAGGTGGGTAATCGTCTTCAGCAGTTGGATAAGGCTTACAGCGCGGCGCGTAACAAACTGACGGATGGGCGCGGTAATCTGATCAGCCGTACCGAGCAGTTGAAGTTGCTCGGGGCCCGCGCCAGTAAAAGTTTGCCGGCGGATCTGCTGGAAAGGGCCATGACCGACGAAGACGGGCTGGCGCAGTTACCTGAATAACCCGCCAAGCATCGATCAGCCCTCCCGAACAAGCCTAATCTCAGCACCCGGTAGCAGCTTCGCTTGCTCGGCATGGTTCAAGACGCTGGGCTACAAAGGCAGGTGGCGGCTCAGTAACGCCCTGAGCGCAGCAGGTTTTACCGGTTTGGCCAAGTAATCCAATCCCGCCGCATGCACTTGGGCCACCATCTCCGGACGTCCGTCCGCGCTGATCACCACGCCAGGAATCGGCTCCGCCAGTTGCGCGCGCAGCCAGGCCATCAATTCGGTACCGGTCTCACCATGGTCAAGGTGGTAATCCACCAGCGCCAATTGCGGACGCACTCCTTCGGCCAGCAAGGCGGCGCATTGCGCCTGGTCACGGGCAGTCCAGACCTGGCAACCCCAGCGGCTCAGCAGGCTGCGCATGCCAATCAGGATGCTGTCTTCGTTGTCCACGCAGAGCACTTGAGCGCCGCCGAGAGGTTGGCCTTTCTCCGGCACAGGTTGAACGGGAGCGTTGGCCGGAGTCTTGGACAGGGGAACGGTGACGCTGAACACGCTGCCTTTGCCCGGCCATGAGTGCACACGCAAACGATGACCCAAGACCCGGCACAGTCCGTCGGCAATGGCCAGTCCCAGTCCCAACCCCTTTTCCGCGCGAGTCTGGTGGCTGTCCAGGCGCTTGAATTCTTCAAAGATCACTTTCTGTTTGTCCAGCGGAATGCCCGGGCCACGGTCCCAGACTTCCAGGCGCAGTTCGCCAGCGCTATGCCTGACACCCAGCAGCACGGGGCCGTGGGCATAGCGAAAAGCGTTAGTCAGGAAGTTCTGCAGGATTCGCCGCAGCAACTTGATGTCGCTGTCGACGCGCAAATGGCTGCCGCGCAAGCGGAAGCGCAAACCTTGTTCCTGAGCCAGAACCTTGAACTCGGCCCCCAGCGCATCGAACAACTCGTTGAGAGCAAACGGTTGGCGGTGTGGCGTGATCTTGCCGTTTTCCAGGCGCGAGATGTCCAGCAAGTCGCTGATCAGGTCTTCAGCCGAACGCAGCGAGCTGTCCAGATGTTGCACCAATTGCCGAGCGTCTCCCGACATTCCTTCGTTCTGATGGGAGAGTGCGGCGGAGAACAGGCGTGCGGCGTTGAGAGGTTGCATCAAGTCGCGGCTGACGGCTGCGAGGAAGCG is from Pseudomonas mucidolens and encodes:
- the rmuC gene encoding DNA recombination protein RmuC — encoded protein: MLEERLVMAQMAQEGLTAQLEASRDEISDLSQANAAKQADLAALRREVELLQIDRDNARDAAHAWNIERSAKETELRRLDALSASLRAELREQQEGHQQRLNDLHSSRDELRAQFAELAGKIFDEREQRFAETSQQRLGQLLDPLKERIQSFEKRVEESYQNEARERFSLAKELERLQQLNLRLSDEATNLTRALKGQKTQGNWGELILERVLEHAGLEKGREYQTQVSLKGPDGERFQPDVLILLPGDKQVVVDSKVSLTAYQQYVAADDEGMGQAALKQHVLSLRNHVKGLAGKDYKRLEGLHSLDFVLLFVPIEAAFSAALQAEPNLFQEAFDRNIVIVSPTTLLATLRVIDSLWKQERQSQNAREIAERAGWLYDKFVLFIQDLDEVGNRLQQLDKAYSAARNKLTDGRGNLISRTEQLKLLGARASKSLPADLLERAMTDEDGLAQLPE